A stretch of the Vibrio aquimaris genome encodes the following:
- a CDS encoding LysR family transcriptional regulator gives MNQSQIEAFCMVADTGSVSGAARQLNCNRTKLSMSIKALEKELQIELFNRTGNHLTLSEAGKAIYKDCQSILVTLSRIRQTCAQVSGEFNAEVWIARDDSLPDDMWQEFSHKLNNMFPATSFNIVLASSGDLTNLVATQQVDFAFGVDYERVDDPLISYHPLGKIRLMSVCKADHQLSKMRRVSDEQLRHAMQAVMVYLNEKDNPELQPFSLRHIGFSSFDNILSTILTEDAWGVLPEPLIRHYLRQQKLAVIKHTYGLTQEDYCMFTAAGMTEHPGMSWLADRLNEYLFDF, from the coding sequence ATGAACCAATCTCAAATTGAAGCTTTTTGCATGGTCGCGGATACTGGTTCAGTTTCAGGCGCCGCTAGGCAGCTAAATTGCAATCGTACCAAGCTTAGCATGTCGATAAAAGCACTAGAGAAAGAGCTCCAAATTGAGCTATTTAATCGTACTGGTAATCATCTCACTTTATCTGAAGCTGGCAAGGCAATTTATAAAGATTGTCAGAGCATACTGGTTACGCTGTCGCGAATAAGACAAACTTGTGCTCAGGTTTCAGGAGAGTTTAATGCAGAGGTGTGGATAGCAAGAGATGATTCACTTCCTGATGACATGTGGCAAGAATTCTCACACAAACTCAATAATATGTTTCCTGCTACCTCCTTTAATATTGTGCTGGCATCGAGCGGAGATCTGACAAATTTAGTCGCCACTCAACAGGTCGACTTTGCATTTGGTGTCGACTACGAGAGAGTTGATGATCCTTTGATTAGCTATCACCCATTAGGGAAGATTCGCCTAATGTCAGTATGTAAAGCTGATCACCAACTCAGTAAAATGCGTCGCGTATCAGACGAGCAATTACGCCATGCAATGCAAGCGGTTATGGTTTATCTCAATGAGAAAGATAACCCTGAACTTCAGCCTTTTTCCCTGCGACACATAGGCTTTTCAAGCTTTGATAACATACTAAGCACAATTCTGACCGAAGATGCATGGGGCGTGCTGCCAGAGCCGCTTATCCGCCATTATCTTCGTCAGCAAAAACTGGCGGTTATCAAACATACCTACGGATTAACCCAAGAAGATTACTGCATGTTTACGGCTGCTGGTATGACTGAGCACCCTGGTATGTCATGGCTGGCTGATAGACTGAATGAATACTTATTTGATTTCTAG
- a CDS encoding class I SAM-dependent DNA methyltransferase, whose amino-acid sequence MAKSWDEYAADWDNEPSALLYADKAFESLQKIVDIQDLRVLDFGCGTGLLSQKLSPLVKDIVALDSSEAMIEQLDGKQLHNVEPVVDILTRGLVAMHPAFRHQFDLVVASSVCSFLPNYSDVADIVFSLLDKGKYFVHWDWFSEHNEAGAMTPTHVLQVLSSVGFDEVEVTTPFSIETPRGKSTVLMAIAKK is encoded by the coding sequence ATGGCTAAGAGCTGGGACGAATACGCAGCAGACTGGGATAATGAACCTTCTGCATTATTGTATGCGGATAAAGCCTTTGAATCTCTTCAAAAAATTGTTGATATTCAAGATTTAAGAGTTCTGGATTTTGGTTGTGGTACTGGTTTGCTAAGTCAAAAGTTGTCTCCACTTGTGAAGGATATTGTGGCACTAGACAGTTCAGAAGCAATGATTGAACAACTTGATGGCAAGCAGCTCCATAACGTAGAACCGGTTGTCGATATTTTAACTCGCGGATTAGTAGCAATGCACCCTGCGTTTCGCCATCAATTTGATTTGGTCGTCGCGTCATCAGTATGCAGCTTTTTACCAAATTATTCAGATGTGGCTGATATTGTCTTTAGCTTACTGGACAAAGGGAAGTATTTCGTTCATTGGGATTGGTTTTCTGAGCACAATGAAGCAGGTGCAATGACACCGACACATGTCTTGCAAGTTCTGAGTAGCGTCGGTTTTGATGAAGTTGAAGTAACGACACCATTTAGTATTGAGACGCCGAGAGGCAAATCAACAGTATTAATGGCGATTGCCAAAAAATAA
- a CDS encoding acetoacetate--CoA ligase encodes MSIQDITIPAPIWVPTSQRIEASNLHQFIKHINMQGEALESYSDLHQWSIENPKQFWANLWQFCDVIGFKGDCIYGEGVPKWNQLLPSRDTIWFPQARMNYAENLLAYAFKEPNSVAILFSNELGEETEITRQQLCDKVSLVQQWLKQSGVGSGDVVAGYLPHMPETVIAMLATTSLGAIWTSTSPDFGVESVKERFGQVQPKVLFCCNGYSFNGKVFHMKDKNTQIADNITSIQHVCCINYLKETNDNYVGNDRVIDWESVVSSFIPQPIEYQHIGFNDPLFILYSSGTTGKPKCIVHSVGGTTLNHLKEHQLHCDVQPRDRIFYYTTCGWMMWNWHVSALASGATLVIFDGSPMYPSESALWDIAEKYNVSLFGTSAKYLEALEKAQYSPIQQHNLSHLKTLCSTGSVLYPSQFDYVYKQIKTDLHLASISGGTDICGCFVLGNPISPVYRGECQAPALALNVQVFNEQGQTVVKQRGELVCLNSFPNQPIGFWKDNGERYHNAYWDKYPNAWHHGDDVEKTTCGGMIFYGRSDATLNPGGVRIGTAEIYQQVNQLAKVKDSIAVGRVVDGDEKVVLFVQLIGNVELDEELIANIKLQLKTKCSPRHVPAEIYAISDIPKTKSGKLVELAVKQVLHGKEVKNKGAIANPEVLEEIAQYSIQTTI; translated from the coding sequence ATGTCTATTCAAGATATCACCATACCTGCCCCTATCTGGGTACCCACTAGTCAGCGTATAGAGGCATCCAACCTGCATCAGTTTATAAAGCATATCAACATGCAGGGTGAAGCTTTAGAGTCCTATTCTGACTTGCATCAATGGTCGATAGAAAATCCAAAGCAATTTTGGGCAAACCTATGGCAATTCTGCGATGTTATCGGCTTCAAAGGTGACTGTATTTATGGTGAAGGCGTGCCGAAATGGAACCAACTCTTGCCAAGCCGGGATACCATATGGTTTCCACAAGCCAGAATGAATTATGCTGAAAACTTGCTCGCCTACGCTTTTAAGGAGCCGAATAGCGTCGCCATATTATTTAGTAACGAGCTGGGTGAGGAAACCGAAATCACTCGGCAACAACTGTGTGATAAAGTGTCTCTTGTGCAACAGTGGCTAAAACAATCTGGGGTCGGATCTGGTGATGTGGTTGCAGGTTACTTACCTCATATGCCCGAAACCGTTATCGCTATGCTGGCTACAACCAGTCTTGGTGCTATTTGGACCTCAACTTCTCCAGACTTTGGCGTAGAAAGTGTCAAAGAACGTTTTGGTCAAGTGCAGCCAAAAGTGTTGTTTTGCTGCAATGGCTACAGCTTCAATGGAAAAGTCTTTCACATGAAAGACAAAAATACTCAGATTGCTGATAATATTACGAGTATCCAACATGTGTGCTGTATCAATTACCTGAAAGAAACCAATGATAACTATGTCGGAAATGATCGAGTCATTGACTGGGAGTCTGTAGTTTCCAGCTTCATTCCGCAGCCTATCGAGTATCAGCATATCGGGTTTAACGACCCTCTTTTCATCCTCTATTCTTCGGGAACTACAGGAAAACCAAAGTGTATTGTTCACTCAGTTGGAGGAACAACATTAAACCATCTAAAAGAGCATCAACTGCATTGCGATGTGCAGCCACGCGACCGGATATTTTATTACACCACCTGTGGTTGGATGATGTGGAATTGGCATGTATCGGCATTAGCTAGCGGCGCAACCCTAGTTATATTTGATGGTAGTCCAATGTACCCATCTGAAAGTGCTCTTTGGGACATAGCTGAAAAATATAATGTTTCCTTGTTCGGAACTTCAGCCAAATATTTGGAAGCACTGGAAAAGGCTCAGTATTCCCCTATTCAACAGCATAACTTGAGTCACCTTAAAACCTTATGCTCTACAGGGTCAGTCTTGTACCCGAGTCAGTTTGATTATGTATACAAGCAAATAAAAACCGATCTACATTTAGCCTCTATTTCTGGTGGTACCGATATATGTGGCTGCTTTGTATTAGGAAATCCCATTTCGCCAGTATATCGCGGCGAATGTCAGGCACCAGCTCTTGCTTTGAATGTGCAAGTATTTAATGAACAAGGCCAAACTGTTGTCAAACAGCGCGGTGAACTGGTTTGCCTAAACAGTTTTCCCAACCAACCTATCGGTTTTTGGAAAGATAATGGCGAGCGTTACCATAACGCCTATTGGGACAAATATCCAAACGCCTGGCATCATGGTGATGATGTCGAGAAAACAACCTGCGGTGGAATGATATTTTACGGTAGGAGTGACGCTACTCTCAACCCAGGAGGAGTGAGAATAGGAACGGCTGAAATCTATCAGCAGGTCAATCAACTTGCCAAGGTAAAAGATTCTATTGCTGTTGGTCGAGTCGTAGATGGTGATGAAAAGGTGGTCTTATTCGTTCAATTAATTGGTAATGTCGAACTTGATGAAGAGCTTATTGCGAACATCAAGTTACAGCTCAAAACCAAATGCTCGCCTAGACATGTTCCCGCTGAGATATATGCCATCAGCGACATCCCTAAAACTAAGTCAGGAAAGCTTGTCGAGCTAGCCGTAAAACAAGTACTGCATGGCAAAGAAGTCAAAAATAAAGGAGCAATAGCTAATCCTGAGGTGCTTGAAGAAATTGCGCAATACTCTATCCAAACGACGATATAG
- the phhA gene encoding phenylalanine 4-monooxygenase encodes MSDYVSKPINNQGLVDWSREEDQIWHDLVSRQLSLVNDSACKEYLRGLELLDLPVDRVPQLPEINRVLQRETGWAVEPVPALINFDRFFSLLADKKFPVATFLRSREEFDYLQEPDFFHEIFGHCAMLTNPEFARFTQTYGQLGRDADSKERVYLARLYWFTVEFGLVKEGEDFKIYGGGILSSPGETVYALNDQRPVREIFDIHTVLRTPYRIDIMQPAYFYLNNIEQLYQLSQEDLMSHVHRAMKAGLLSPLFEPKEKQHA; translated from the coding sequence ATGAGTGATTACGTTTCTAAACCTATTAATAATCAAGGGCTTGTGGATTGGAGCCGAGAAGAAGACCAGATTTGGCATGACTTAGTTTCACGCCAACTATCCTTGGTAAATGATAGCGCCTGTAAAGAATATTTACGTGGCTTGGAGTTGTTGGACTTACCTGTCGATAGAGTTCCTCAATTGCCGGAAATTAATCGTGTTTTACAAAGAGAGACAGGATGGGCAGTCGAACCTGTCCCAGCTCTAATTAACTTTGACCGCTTTTTTTCTTTGCTGGCAGACAAAAAGTTCCCCGTCGCGACTTTCTTACGCTCAAGAGAAGAGTTTGACTATCTACAGGAGCCTGACTTCTTCCATGAAATATTTGGCCATTGTGCGATGTTGACCAATCCAGAGTTCGCTCGTTTTACTCAGACCTATGGTCAATTGGGGCGTGATGCTGACAGCAAAGAGCGAGTTTATCTAGCTAGGCTCTACTGGTTTACTGTTGAATTTGGCTTGGTTAAGGAAGGTGAAGATTTTAAAATCTATGGTGGAGGTATTCTATCCTCGCCTGGAGAAACAGTATATGCGCTGAATGACCAGAGACCGGTAAGAGAAATATTTGATATTCATACCGTGCTACGTACACCTTATCGTATTGATATTATGCAGCCAGCATACTTCTATCTGAACAACATCGAACAGCTTTACCAACTCAGCCAAGAGGACTTAATGTCTCACGTCCATAGGGCTATGAAGGCTGGATTACTGTCCCCACTATTTGAACCAAAGGAAAAACAACATGCTTAA
- a CDS encoding 4a-hydroxytetrahydrobiopterin dehydratase codes for MLNELRCEACSPESNALTQEEQRLLLTELDNWQIIIRDDIPQLEKVYKFKNFQLAWDFSNNIAQLAEDEFHHPAILLEWGKVTVTWWSHAIKGLHRNDFICAAKCDSLS; via the coding sequence ATGCTTAATGAATTGCGCTGTGAAGCGTGCAGCCCCGAGTCGAACGCATTAACACAAGAAGAACAAAGACTTCTGCTGACGGAGCTGGATAACTGGCAAATTATCATTCGTGATGATATTCCTCAGTTAGAAAAAGTATATAAATTCAAGAATTTTCAACTTGCATGGGATTTTTCAAACAATATTGCACAGCTTGCTGAAGATGAATTCCACCACCCAGCGATACTTTTAGAGTGGGGTAAGGTAACAGTAACATGGTGGAGTCATGCCATAAAAGGACTGCATCGTAACGATTTTATTTGTGCTGCTAAATGTGACAGCCTAAGTTAA
- the secD gene encoding protein translocase subunit SecD, with protein MKNSHPNKKQPRVINRYCGWKYAVLIVTVVILTLSAIPTWYGEQPSIQVTTSHENKVVDNPLELNRFFEQNNIHVKEVRQEQGGTTVVFNNETDQTNAREMLNTLLGKQDSISFSYVSVAPKWLSELGFNPIKLGLDLRGGVQFLLNVDVDKAFEEQRNTIIDEIRDMLRQEHLRGVKLSQVGVDGFDLKSNSSDALTKSANYIRQNYAGWDVKRHSGHLAVKPTAQNKSEFQSVTIKQNLKIMRDRIEELGITEAMVQRQGEHSIRIELPGVQDPSQAKNVIGATATLAFHEAKSGSEPSSYGDIVLKDNSGRDVTLSKRPVLTGEHIVNARAGMDKMGFSEVNISLDHAGGKIMSDFSGKHIGKPMATVYREYTTNANGETERTEKVISVATIQSQLGSQFRITGAGSLDEAQNLALLLRAGSLTAPVTIVEERTIGASLGAENIENGFAALALGMAMTLTFMALWYRRLGWVANVALVINMVSLLGLIALLPGAVLTLPGIAGLVLTVGMAVDTNVLIFERIKDKMAEGRTFAQSIDQGFDSALSTILDANITTMITAVVLYSIGNGPIQGFALTLGLGLLTSMFTGIFASRAIINLVWGRDGRRNVKV; from the coding sequence ATGAAGAATAGTCACCCGAACAAAAAACAACCTAGAGTGATAAATCGCTATTGCGGATGGAAGTATGCGGTATTAATTGTGACAGTCGTCATTCTGACATTAAGCGCAATACCCACTTGGTATGGGGAGCAACCCTCTATTCAGGTGACAACGTCACATGAAAACAAGGTTGTAGATAATCCACTAGAACTGAATCGATTTTTTGAGCAAAACAATATTCACGTTAAAGAAGTTCGTCAAGAGCAGGGCGGAACGACAGTCGTATTCAATAATGAGACAGACCAAACGAATGCGAGAGAAATGCTAAATACTTTACTTGGTAAGCAAGACTCTATTTCTTTTTCTTATGTGTCTGTGGCGCCCAAATGGTTGAGTGAACTTGGGTTCAACCCAATAAAGCTTGGCTTAGATTTACGAGGCGGCGTTCAATTTCTACTTAATGTTGATGTAGATAAAGCATTTGAAGAGCAGCGCAACACCATTATCGACGAAATCAGAGATATGCTACGTCAAGAGCATTTGCGAGGAGTGAAACTCTCTCAGGTCGGTGTCGATGGGTTTGACCTTAAGAGTAACTCTAGTGACGCATTGACAAAATCGGCAAATTATATCCGCCAAAACTATGCGGGTTGGGATGTTAAACGTCATTCTGGTCACTTAGCTGTGAAGCCAACAGCCCAGAATAAGTCAGAATTTCAATCGGTGACCATAAAGCAGAATTTAAAAATTATGCGTGATCGAATTGAAGAGCTGGGTATTACAGAAGCTATGGTCCAGCGTCAAGGTGAGCATAGTATCCGAATTGAACTTCCTGGTGTCCAAGATCCGTCACAAGCTAAGAACGTGATTGGCGCAACCGCCACTCTTGCATTTCATGAAGCTAAATCAGGTTCAGAACCATCGTCTTATGGAGATATTGTTTTAAAAGATAATAGTGGGCGTGATGTTACTTTGTCGAAGCGTCCCGTTCTAACTGGTGAGCATATTGTGAATGCTCGGGCTGGAATGGATAAGATGGGATTTTCTGAAGTGAACATCTCTCTAGATCATGCTGGTGGTAAGATAATGAGTGACTTCTCTGGAAAGCATATCGGTAAGCCAATGGCAACGGTATATCGCGAGTACACAACTAATGCTAATGGTGAGACAGAAAGGACTGAGAAGGTCATTAGTGTTGCAACCATTCAGTCTCAATTAGGTAGTCAGTTTCGGATCACAGGGGCAGGGTCATTAGATGAAGCGCAAAATTTAGCTTTATTGCTGCGAGCAGGTTCATTAACTGCTCCTGTGACTATCGTAGAAGAGCGCACGATAGGGGCCTCTCTTGGAGCTGAAAATATTGAAAATGGCTTTGCTGCCTTAGCTCTTGGAATGGCAATGACTCTAACTTTTATGGCACTGTGGTATCGCCGCTTAGGTTGGGTTGCAAATGTGGCATTGGTGATCAATATGGTAAGCTTATTAGGGCTTATTGCTTTACTTCCCGGTGCAGTCCTCACTTTGCCCGGAATTGCTGGCTTGGTTTTGACAGTAGGTATGGCCGTAGATACTAATGTACTGATATTTGAGAGAATAAAAGACAAAATGGCAGAAGGCCGCACTTTTGCCCAGTCCATTGATCAAGGTTTTGATAGTGCACTAAGTACAATACTCGATGCCAACATTACCACTATGATCACCGCTGTCGTTCTTTATTCAATTGGCAACGGTCCAATTCAAGGTTTCGCATTGACGTTAGGACTGGGTCTGTTGACCAGTATGTTTACTGGTATTTTCGCTTCACGAGCGATCATTAATTTGGTTTGGGGTCGTGATGGCCGCCGCAATGTAAAGGTGTAA